In Pantoea cypripedii, the following proteins share a genomic window:
- a CDS encoding 4'-phosphopantetheinyl transferase family protein: MASHFVRWMGNPPLSSETMRVPQDVINSAQRLPDKRRGRFLAARELLAQLMLRIYGINELPQLVTTSSGRPCFADSALPDFSIAYAGNMVGVLLAEEGGRAGLDMEIVRAHSRQTQDALTQDLSSGEKAWINAQQDFMEALTQIWTLRQSILKLTGEAESGIDSLRLHPAAGRLRSSVFPDIQAVCDAEPTLVWSCALSPGTERLRLWEIDGDYQWQPLRDVEMSKPNIGPRTLRLTSLPSERTTPQEMGHP; the protein is encoded by the coding sequence ATGGCTAGTCATTTTGTTCGATGGATGGGTAACCCGCCCCTCTCCTCTGAGACAATGCGGGTTCCACAGGATGTAATTAATAGCGCGCAACGTCTGCCCGATAAGCGCCGTGGCCGCTTTCTTGCCGCTCGTGAGCTGCTGGCGCAGCTGATGTTGCGTATTTACGGTATCAATGAATTACCGCAGCTTGTCACCACCAGCAGCGGTCGACCTTGTTTTGCCGATTCCGCCCTGCCTGATTTCAGCATCGCCTACGCCGGAAATATGGTGGGTGTTCTGCTGGCTGAAGAAGGCGGCCGTGCCGGATTGGATATGGAAATCGTGCGCGCCCACAGTCGTCAGACACAGGATGCCCTCACCCAGGACCTCTCCTCCGGGGAGAAAGCCTGGATTAATGCGCAGCAGGATTTTATGGAAGCGCTGACGCAGATCTGGACGCTGCGCCAGAGCATTCTCAAACTCACTGGTGAAGCGGAAAGCGGTATTGATTCACTGCGACTCCATCCCGCCGCAGGGCGTCTGCGCTCCAGCGTGTTCCCGGATATTCAGGCCGTGTGCGATGCCGAACCGACGCTGGTTTGGTCGTGCGCGTTGTCACCCGGTACGGAACGACTTCGGTTGTGGGAAATTGATGGCGACTATCAATGGCAGCCGCTGCGCGATGTGGAGATGAGTAAACCGAATATCGGTCCACGCACCTTGCGTCTGACCAGTTTACCCAGCGAGCGCACCACACCGCAGGAAATGGGTCACCCATAA
- a CDS encoding flavin reductase family protein encodes MSVTSSSQESISLDDFRFGMRRLSAGVSLVTTQSGDEKFGLIASSVSSLAAEPPSLLVCINQSSSSHAGFLQAGYFAVNVLRAHHADLCAQFSQPARRAERFQHGDWQTLTTGAPVLADALVSFDCQLEKVVDWHTHSVFLARIVGINLPGEAAEPMVYFNSGFHSLG; translated from the coding sequence ATGTCAGTTACTTCATCTTCCCAGGAATCGATCTCACTCGATGACTTTCGTTTTGGTATGCGCCGCCTGAGTGCAGGCGTCTCACTGGTCACCACACAATCAGGCGATGAGAAGTTTGGTCTGATTGCGTCGTCGGTCAGCTCACTGGCGGCAGAACCGCCCAGCCTGCTGGTTTGTATCAACCAAAGCTCCTCCAGCCATGCCGGTTTTCTGCAGGCAGGATATTTTGCGGTTAACGTGCTGCGCGCGCACCATGCCGATCTATGCGCGCAGTTCAGCCAGCCAGCGCGTCGCGCCGAGCGCTTTCAGCACGGTGACTGGCAAACCCTGACTACCGGCGCGCCGGTGCTGGCGGATGCGCTGGTGAGTTTTGATTGTCAGCTGGAAAAAGTGGTGGACTGGCATACACATAGCGTGTTTCTGGCGCGGATTGTGGGCATTAATTTGCCGGGCGAAGCGGCAGAACCGATGGTCTACTTCAATAGCGGTTTTCATTCGCTGGGATAA
- a CDS encoding malonic semialdehyde reductase gives MSTPLDSLALNALFNEARTHSYWQNKPISPDLLKQLYALTALGPTSANCSPGRFVFVTSQEGKEKLKPALSSGNLEKTMAAPVTVIVASDAEFYENLPKLFPHGDARSWFTSNPELVKETAFRNSSLQAGYLILAARSLGLDAGPMSGFDPAKINEAFFSNSKWQVNLLINLGYGEASKLHPRLPRLGFDDVCKFA, from the coding sequence ATGAGTACACCGCTCGACAGCCTCGCCCTGAATGCGCTGTTCAATGAAGCCCGCACCCACAGCTACTGGCAAAACAAACCGATTTCACCGGACCTGTTAAAGCAACTCTACGCGCTGACGGCGCTGGGTCCGACTTCTGCCAACTGCTCACCGGGCCGCTTTGTGTTTGTCACCTCCCAGGAAGGGAAAGAAAAGCTGAAACCCGCGCTCTCTTCCGGCAACCTGGAAAAAACCATGGCAGCGCCAGTGACGGTTATCGTCGCCTCTGATGCGGAGTTCTATGAAAATCTGCCTAAGCTGTTTCCACACGGTGATGCGCGTAGCTGGTTCACCAGCAATCCGGAGTTGGTTAAAGAGACGGCATTTCGCAACAGCAGTTTGCAGGCGGGTTATCTGATCCTGGCGGCACGCTCATTGGGGCTGGATGCTGGCCCGATGTCGGGTTTTGATCCGGCCAAAATCAATGAAGCTTTCTTCAGCAACAGCAAATGGCAGGTTAATTTGCTGATCAACCTCGGTTATGGCGAAGCAAGCAAACTGCATCCGCGTCTGCCGCGCCTCGGTTTTGATGACGTCTGCAAATTTGCCTGA
- a CDS encoding type II toxin-antitoxin system HipA family toxin, whose product MADLNVYMNGYKVGIFTKVATGAHQFRYVDEWLNLPGSRPISLSMPLQHAVYKGEEVYNFFDNLLPDNPEIRNRILARYNADSTQPFDLLTRVGADTVGALQLLPQGSIPDDVHTTHYDVLTNAELEKILTGYQAGAPLGMIEEIADFRISLAGAQEKTALLWKEDRWCLPRGTTPTTHILKLPIGKIESHSHTIDLSESVENEWLCTLLAREFGLQVPDCFIVKVREIKALAVERFDRRYASDGRWIMRLPQEDFCQVLGIPSARKYESHGGPGIAQIMEHLLSSSNPEEDRYNFMKSQVLFWLLAATDGHAKNFSVFIEPEGRFRLTPFYDILSIYPALGGRGLHVRDAKLAMGLKGTRGKKDQIEQIFPRHFINTARDIGFEQQAMETILNEFADSVDSVIDRVCQQLPEDFPESIKEKILGGLKKRAARLHQE is encoded by the coding sequence ATGGCTGATCTTAATGTCTACATGAATGGCTATAAGGTCGGCATTTTTACCAAAGTGGCAACAGGGGCCCATCAGTTCAGATATGTCGATGAGTGGTTAAATCTGCCTGGTAGCCGCCCGATTTCTCTCTCAATGCCCTTACAGCATGCCGTCTATAAGGGTGAAGAAGTGTACAACTTCTTTGATAACCTCCTGCCGGACAATCCTGAAATTCGCAACCGCATTCTGGCTCGTTATAACGCCGACTCAACGCAGCCCTTCGATTTACTGACCAGAGTCGGCGCGGATACGGTAGGTGCATTGCAACTCCTGCCCCAGGGTTCAATTCCTGATGACGTACACACAACTCACTACGATGTATTAACGAATGCGGAGCTGGAGAAGATCCTGACAGGATATCAGGCGGGTGCACCACTCGGCATGATCGAAGAGATTGCGGACTTCCGTATTTCCCTGGCTGGAGCGCAGGAAAAGACAGCTTTACTCTGGAAAGAGGATCGTTGGTGCTTGCCACGTGGAACAACCCCCACTACACACATTCTCAAACTGCCAATCGGCAAAATTGAGAGCCACTCACATACTATCGACCTGTCAGAGAGTGTTGAGAATGAGTGGCTTTGCACCCTGTTGGCAAGAGAATTCGGACTGCAAGTACCTGATTGCTTCATCGTGAAAGTGCGGGAAATCAAAGCATTAGCAGTAGAACGCTTCGATCGTCGCTATGCGTCAGATGGACGTTGGATTATGCGCCTGCCTCAGGAGGATTTTTGTCAGGTTCTGGGTATTCCCTCAGCAAGAAAATATGAAAGTCATGGTGGCCCAGGCATTGCGCAGATTATGGAGCATTTGCTGAGTTCATCAAATCCTGAGGAGGATCGTTATAACTTCATGAAGTCACAGGTATTATTCTGGCTTCTGGCAGCAACTGATGGGCACGCAAAGAACTTTTCGGTATTTATCGAACCTGAAGGCCGATTTCGCCTAACCCCCTTCTACGACATTTTGTCGATATATCCTGCCCTGGGAGGCAGAGGACTGCACGTTCGGGATGCAAAACTGGCAATGGGATTGAAGGGCACACGAGGAAAAAAAGACCAGATTGAACAGATATTCCCGCGCCACTTCATAAATACAGCCAGAGATATCGGCTTTGAGCAACAGGCTATGGAAACCATTCTCAACGAATTTGCCGATTCCGTAGATAGCGTGATTGACCGTGTATGCCAGCAACTGCCAGAAGATTTCCCTGAATCAATTAAAGAAAAAATTCTCGGCGGACTTAAAAAGAGAGCAGCGCGGCTTCATCAGGAATAG
- a CDS encoding helix-turn-helix domain-containing protein, with the protein MKITSARQLSVYLKDVRLSKQLSQGKVAAKVGIRQDTVSSFELQPGTTKLETFFRILSALNLELEIKPRGSASGDPQSDKIWKEEW; encoded by the coding sequence ATGAAAATCACCAGTGCCAGGCAATTAAGTGTTTACCTCAAAGATGTGAGGCTTTCAAAGCAGCTTTCTCAGGGTAAAGTTGCTGCGAAAGTGGGGATTCGCCAGGACACCGTTTCCAGCTTTGAATTGCAACCAGGAACAACCAAGCTGGAGACGTTTTTCCGTATTCTTTCAGCATTAAACCTCGAACTTGAAATCAAGCCACGAGGATCTGCAAGTGGCGATCCTCAAAGCGACAAAATCTGGAAAGAGGAATGGTAA
- the mnmE gene encoding tRNA uridine-5-carboxymethylaminomethyl(34) synthesis GTPase MnmE: MSHSDTIVAQATPPGRGGVGILRISGAKAADIAQAVLGKLPKPRYADYLPFTDADGSVLDQGIALWFPGPNSFTGEDVLELQGHGGPVILDLLLKRIVALPGVRIAQPGEFSERAFLNDKLDLAQAEAIADLIDASSEQAARSAVNSLQGAFSVRINALVEALTYLRIYVEAAIDFPDEEIDFLSDGKIEAQLNAVIGDLNGVRAEARQGSLLREGMKVVIAGRPNAGKSSLLNALAGREAAIVTDIAGTTRDVLREHIHIDGMPLHIIDTAGLRDASDEVERIGIERAWQEIEQADRVLFMVDGTTTEATEAAAIWPDFVSRLPAELPITVVRNKADMTGETLGLSEVNGHSLIRLSARTGEGVDTLRDHLKQTMGFSGNMEGGFLARRRHLQALELAATHLQQGKDQLLGAWAGELLAEELRLAQQALSEITGEFTSDDLLGRIFSSFCIGK; encoded by the coding sequence ATGAGCCATAGCGATACCATCGTCGCCCAGGCAACGCCACCCGGCCGTGGCGGCGTCGGCATTCTGCGTATCTCCGGAGCAAAAGCGGCCGACATCGCGCAAGCCGTGCTGGGTAAACTGCCGAAACCGCGCTATGCCGACTATCTGCCGTTTACCGATGCCGATGGCAGCGTGCTGGATCAGGGTATTGCGCTGTGGTTCCCCGGCCCCAATTCTTTTACCGGTGAAGACGTGCTGGAGTTGCAGGGCCACGGCGGTCCGGTGATTCTCGACCTGTTGCTGAAACGTATTGTGGCGCTGCCCGGCGTACGTATTGCCCAGCCGGGTGAATTCTCCGAACGCGCTTTTCTGAATGACAAACTCGATCTGGCCCAGGCGGAAGCCATTGCTGACCTGATCGACGCCAGTTCCGAGCAAGCAGCGCGCTCGGCGGTGAATTCATTACAGGGCGCATTTTCCGTGCGTATTAACGCCCTTGTGGAAGCACTCACTTACCTGCGTATCTATGTGGAAGCAGCCATCGACTTCCCGGATGAGGAGATCGACTTCCTCTCTGACGGAAAAATTGAAGCACAGCTCAATGCGGTGATCGGCGACCTGAATGGCGTGCGCGCCGAAGCGCGCCAGGGCAGCCTGCTGCGTGAAGGGATGAAAGTAGTGATTGCTGGCCGTCCCAACGCCGGAAAATCCAGTCTTCTGAATGCATTAGCCGGACGCGAAGCCGCTATCGTCACCGATATCGCCGGTACCACGCGTGACGTACTGCGCGAACATATCCATATCGACGGTATGCCACTGCATATCATCGATACCGCGGGCTTACGCGATGCCAGCGACGAAGTTGAACGCATTGGTATTGAACGAGCATGGCAGGAGATTGAACAGGCCGATCGCGTGCTGTTTATGGTAGATGGCACCACTACCGAGGCCACCGAAGCCGCCGCCATCTGGCCCGATTTCGTGTCACGTCTGCCCGCGGAACTGCCGATCACCGTGGTACGCAACAAAGCCGACATGACCGGGGAAACCCTCGGCCTGTCCGAAGTGAATGGTCACTCGCTTATTCGCCTGTCTGCCCGCACGGGTGAAGGCGTCGATACCTTGCGCGACCATCTGAAACAGACCATGGGCTTCAGCGGCAATATGGAAGGCGGCTTCCTCGCCCGCCGCCGTCATTTGCAGGCGCTGGAGTTAGCAGCGACTCACCTGCAACAGGGCAAAGATCAGCTGCTGGGAGCCTGGGCGGGTGAACTGCTGGCCGAAGAACTGCGTCTGGCGCAGCAGGCCCTGAGCGAAATCACCGGCGAGTTCACCTCGGATGACCTGCTGGGGCGGATTTTCTCCAGTTTTTGTATTGGGAAGTGA